From a single Parambassis ranga chromosome 2, fParRan2.1, whole genome shotgun sequence genomic region:
- the pphln1 gene encoding periphilin-1 isoform X3, producing MTYRRERSMRDVYDERFLTERSAPYPRAAGAMERRGPFGRPEDDYGRGGYEYEGGPRFYPNGGGPRGYHEDQRGYHGDGVHFPAERRVMPPSRREDYPYRVPREEPHSGRPMEFGARAPPPHSVRSQGIYPAPRSLPESGEDTLVQAILNLDRGEDRDHYRRKAAPFPPLRERSPVRREVARSPHSRSGSSVSSRGYSPDRAKSLPFSSQQGKSVDGPEGHAGVAEHLWGALFPQQSGHDSLDKIPGLSREGSPHSATSNKEENHPPEVDKEDPLVALVIEESQKSTDNFQEQRAQAIAAKAQEIEKVYRQDCETFGMVVKMLVAKDPNLEKQLQVPLRENLGEIRERCLEDLKHFINELDAVVQQPEPSTCDSTTPSTSLSSHKLSKTGVNHSSAY from the exons A TGACGTataggagagaaaggagtatgcGAGATGTGTATGATGAACGCTTTTTAACAGAGAGATCG GCTCCATACCCACGAGCAGCCGGAGCAATGGAGAGGAGAGGGCCTTTTGGTAGGCCAGAGGATGACTACGGTCGTGGTGGATACGAGTATGAAGGAGGTCCCCGCTTTTACCCGAATGGAGGTGGACCCCGCGGTTATCATGAAGACCAGAGGGGATACCATGGTGATGGTGTTCATTTCCCTGCTGAACGCAGAGTCATGCCGCCTTCAAGGAGG GAAGACTATCCTTACAGAGTACCCAGGGAAGAGCCACACTCAGGGCGACCCATGGAGTTTGG CGCCCGTGCACCACCTCCTCATAGTGTGCGGAGCCAAGGCATCTATCCAGCACCTAGATCACTCCCAGAGAGCGGTGAAGACACACTCGTACAGGCCATCCTGAACCTGGACAGAGG agaggacagagatcATTACAGAAGAAAGGCAGCCCCGTTTCCTCCCCTCAGAGAGCGCTCTCCAGTGCGTCGTGAGGTGGCACGCTCCCCCCACAGTCGGTCCGGCTccagtgtgagcagcagaggATACTCACCGGACCGAGCAAAGAGCCTGCCTTTTTCCTCGCAGCAAGGCAAGA GTGTGGATGGTCCAGAGGGTCACGCAGGTGTTGCTGAGCACCTCTGGGGGGCGCTCTTTCCTCAACAGAGCGGACATGACAGTTTGG ACAAAATTCCTGGCCTGTCAAGAGAAGGCTCCCCACACAGTGCAACTTCAAACAAg GAGGAGAACCATCCTCCAGAGGTAGACAAAGAGGATCCTTTGGTGGCTCTGGTCATAGAAGAGAGCCAGAAGTCGACAGACAACTTCCAAGAGCAACGAGCCCAGGCGATCGCAGCCAAAGCACAGGAGATAGAAAAG GTGTACCGTCAGGACTGCGAAACATTCGGAATGGTGGTGAAGATGCTGGTGGCCAAAGATCCCAACTTggagaaacagctgcaggttcCCCTTAGAGAAAACCTAGGGGAGATTCGTGAGCGTTGCCTGGAGGACCTCAAACACTTCATCAATGAGCTGGATGCCGTGGTGCAGCAGCCGGAACCCTCTACCTGTGACTCAACCACTCCCTCTACGTCACTGTCGAGCCATAAACTTTCAAAGACAGGAGTCAATCACAGTTCGGCATACTGA
- the pphln1 gene encoding periphilin-1 isoform X1, producing MTYRRERSMRDVYDERFLTERSAPYPRAAGAMERRGPFGRPEDDYGRGGYEYEGGPRFYPNGGGPRGYHEDQRGYHGDGVHFPAERRVMPPSRREDYPYRVPREEPHSGRPMEFGARAPPPHSVRSQGIYPAPRSLPESGEDTLVQAILNLDRGEDRDHYRRKAAPFPPLRERSPVRREVARSPHSRSGSSVSSRGYSPDRAKSLPFSSQQGKSVDGPEGHAGVAEHLWGALFPQQSGHDSLGCEETYSQSKMTDKIPGLSREGSPHSATSNKEENHPPEVDKEDPLVALVIEESQKSTDNFQEQRAQAIAAKAQEIEKVYRQDCETFGMVVKMLVAKDPNLEKQLQVPLRENLGEIRERCLEDLKHFINELDAVVQQPEPSTCDSTTPSTSLSSHKLSKTGVNHSSAY from the exons A TGACGTataggagagaaaggagtatgcGAGATGTGTATGATGAACGCTTTTTAACAGAGAGATCG GCTCCATACCCACGAGCAGCCGGAGCAATGGAGAGGAGAGGGCCTTTTGGTAGGCCAGAGGATGACTACGGTCGTGGTGGATACGAGTATGAAGGAGGTCCCCGCTTTTACCCGAATGGAGGTGGACCCCGCGGTTATCATGAAGACCAGAGGGGATACCATGGTGATGGTGTTCATTTCCCTGCTGAACGCAGAGTCATGCCGCCTTCAAGGAGG GAAGACTATCCTTACAGAGTACCCAGGGAAGAGCCACACTCAGGGCGACCCATGGAGTTTGG CGCCCGTGCACCACCTCCTCATAGTGTGCGGAGCCAAGGCATCTATCCAGCACCTAGATCACTCCCAGAGAGCGGTGAAGACACACTCGTACAGGCCATCCTGAACCTGGACAGAGG agaggacagagatcATTACAGAAGAAAGGCAGCCCCGTTTCCTCCCCTCAGAGAGCGCTCTCCAGTGCGTCGTGAGGTGGCACGCTCCCCCCACAGTCGGTCCGGCTccagtgtgagcagcagaggATACTCACCGGACCGAGCAAAGAGCCTGCCTTTTTCCTCGCAGCAAGGCAAGA GTGTGGATGGTCCAGAGGGTCACGCAGGTGTTGCTGAGCACCTCTGGGGGGCGCTCTTTCCTCAACAGAGCGGACATGACAGTTTGG GGTGTGAGGAGACTTATTCTCAGAGCAAGATGACTG ACAAAATTCCTGGCCTGTCAAGAGAAGGCTCCCCACACAGTGCAACTTCAAACAAg GAGGAGAACCATCCTCCAGAGGTAGACAAAGAGGATCCTTTGGTGGCTCTGGTCATAGAAGAGAGCCAGAAGTCGACAGACAACTTCCAAGAGCAACGAGCCCAGGCGATCGCAGCCAAAGCACAGGAGATAGAAAAG GTGTACCGTCAGGACTGCGAAACATTCGGAATGGTGGTGAAGATGCTGGTGGCCAAAGATCCCAACTTggagaaacagctgcaggttcCCCTTAGAGAAAACCTAGGGGAGATTCGTGAGCGTTGCCTGGAGGACCTCAAACACTTCATCAATGAGCTGGATGCCGTGGTGCAGCAGCCGGAACCCTCTACCTGTGACTCAACCACTCCCTCTACGTCACTGTCGAGCCATAAACTTTCAAAGACAGGAGTCAATCACAGTTCGGCATACTGA
- the pphln1 gene encoding periphilin-1 isoform X2, giving the protein MTYRRERSMRDVYDERFLTERSAPYPRAAGAMERRGPFGRPEDDYGRGGYEYEGGPRFYPNGGGPRGYHEDQRGYHGDGVHFPAERRVMPPSRREDYPYRVPREEPHSGRPMEFGARAPPPHSVRSQGIYPAPRSLPESGEDTLVQAILNLDRGEDRDHYRRKAAPFPPLRERSPVRREVARSPHSRSGSSVSSRGYSPDRAKSLPFSSQQGVDGPEGHAGVAEHLWGALFPQQSGHDSLGCEETYSQSKMTDKIPGLSREGSPHSATSNKEENHPPEVDKEDPLVALVIEESQKSTDNFQEQRAQAIAAKAQEIEKVYRQDCETFGMVVKMLVAKDPNLEKQLQVPLRENLGEIRERCLEDLKHFINELDAVVQQPEPSTCDSTTPSTSLSSHKLSKTGVNHSSAY; this is encoded by the exons A TGACGTataggagagaaaggagtatgcGAGATGTGTATGATGAACGCTTTTTAACAGAGAGATCG GCTCCATACCCACGAGCAGCCGGAGCAATGGAGAGGAGAGGGCCTTTTGGTAGGCCAGAGGATGACTACGGTCGTGGTGGATACGAGTATGAAGGAGGTCCCCGCTTTTACCCGAATGGAGGTGGACCCCGCGGTTATCATGAAGACCAGAGGGGATACCATGGTGATGGTGTTCATTTCCCTGCTGAACGCAGAGTCATGCCGCCTTCAAGGAGG GAAGACTATCCTTACAGAGTACCCAGGGAAGAGCCACACTCAGGGCGACCCATGGAGTTTGG CGCCCGTGCACCACCTCCTCATAGTGTGCGGAGCCAAGGCATCTATCCAGCACCTAGATCACTCCCAGAGAGCGGTGAAGACACACTCGTACAGGCCATCCTGAACCTGGACAGAGG agaggacagagatcATTACAGAAGAAAGGCAGCCCCGTTTCCTCCCCTCAGAGAGCGCTCTCCAGTGCGTCGTGAGGTGGCACGCTCCCCCCACAGTCGGTCCGGCTccagtgtgagcagcagaggATACTCACCGGACCGAGCAAAGAGCCTGCCTTTTTCCTCGCAGCAAG GTGTGGATGGTCCAGAGGGTCACGCAGGTGTTGCTGAGCACCTCTGGGGGGCGCTCTTTCCTCAACAGAGCGGACATGACAGTTTGG GGTGTGAGGAGACTTATTCTCAGAGCAAGATGACTG ACAAAATTCCTGGCCTGTCAAGAGAAGGCTCCCCACACAGTGCAACTTCAAACAAg GAGGAGAACCATCCTCCAGAGGTAGACAAAGAGGATCCTTTGGTGGCTCTGGTCATAGAAGAGAGCCAGAAGTCGACAGACAACTTCCAAGAGCAACGAGCCCAGGCGATCGCAGCCAAAGCACAGGAGATAGAAAAG GTGTACCGTCAGGACTGCGAAACATTCGGAATGGTGGTGAAGATGCTGGTGGCCAAAGATCCCAACTTggagaaacagctgcaggttcCCCTTAGAGAAAACCTAGGGGAGATTCGTGAGCGTTGCCTGGAGGACCTCAAACACTTCATCAATGAGCTGGATGCCGTGGTGCAGCAGCCGGAACCCTCTACCTGTGACTCAACCACTCCCTCTACGTCACTGTCGAGCCATAAACTTTCAAAGACAGGAGTCAATCACAGTTCGGCATACTGA
- the pphln1 gene encoding periphilin-1 isoform X7, giving the protein MTYRRERSMRDVYDERFLTERSAPYPRAAGAMERRGPFGRPEDDYGRGGYEYEGGPRFYPNGGGPRGYHEDQRGYHGDGVHFPAERRVMPPSRREDYPYRVPREEPHSGRPMEFGARAPPPHSVRSQGIYPAPRSLPESGEDTLVQAILNLDRGEDRDHYRRKAAPFPPLRERSPVRREVARSPHSRSGSSVSSRGYSPDRAKSLPFSSQQGKNKIPGLSREGSPHSATSNKEENHPPEVDKEDPLVALVIEESQKSTDNFQEQRAQAIAAKAQEIEKVYRQDCETFGMVVKMLVAKDPNLEKQLQVPLRENLGEIRERCLEDLKHFINELDAVVQQPEPSTCDSTTPSTSLSSHKLSKTGVNHSSAY; this is encoded by the exons A TGACGTataggagagaaaggagtatgcGAGATGTGTATGATGAACGCTTTTTAACAGAGAGATCG GCTCCATACCCACGAGCAGCCGGAGCAATGGAGAGGAGAGGGCCTTTTGGTAGGCCAGAGGATGACTACGGTCGTGGTGGATACGAGTATGAAGGAGGTCCCCGCTTTTACCCGAATGGAGGTGGACCCCGCGGTTATCATGAAGACCAGAGGGGATACCATGGTGATGGTGTTCATTTCCCTGCTGAACGCAGAGTCATGCCGCCTTCAAGGAGG GAAGACTATCCTTACAGAGTACCCAGGGAAGAGCCACACTCAGGGCGACCCATGGAGTTTGG CGCCCGTGCACCACCTCCTCATAGTGTGCGGAGCCAAGGCATCTATCCAGCACCTAGATCACTCCCAGAGAGCGGTGAAGACACACTCGTACAGGCCATCCTGAACCTGGACAGAGG agaggacagagatcATTACAGAAGAAAGGCAGCCCCGTTTCCTCCCCTCAGAGAGCGCTCTCCAGTGCGTCGTGAGGTGGCACGCTCCCCCCACAGTCGGTCCGGCTccagtgtgagcagcagaggATACTCACCGGACCGAGCAAAGAGCCTGCCTTTTTCCTCGCAGCAAGGCAAGA ACAAAATTCCTGGCCTGTCAAGAGAAGGCTCCCCACACAGTGCAACTTCAAACAAg GAGGAGAACCATCCTCCAGAGGTAGACAAAGAGGATCCTTTGGTGGCTCTGGTCATAGAAGAGAGCCAGAAGTCGACAGACAACTTCCAAGAGCAACGAGCCCAGGCGATCGCAGCCAAAGCACAGGAGATAGAAAAG GTGTACCGTCAGGACTGCGAAACATTCGGAATGGTGGTGAAGATGCTGGTGGCCAAAGATCCCAACTTggagaaacagctgcaggttcCCCTTAGAGAAAACCTAGGGGAGATTCGTGAGCGTTGCCTGGAGGACCTCAAACACTTCATCAATGAGCTGGATGCCGTGGTGCAGCAGCCGGAACCCTCTACCTGTGACTCAACCACTCCCTCTACGTCACTGTCGAGCCATAAACTTTCAAAGACAGGAGTCAATCACAGTTCGGCATACTGA
- the pphln1 gene encoding periphilin-1 isoform X8 encodes MTYRRERSMRDVYDERFLTERSAPYPRAAGAMERRGPFGRPEDDYGRGGYEYEGGPRFYPNGGGPRGYHEDQRGYHGDGVHFPAERRVMPPSRREDYPYRVPREEPHSGRPMEFGARAPPPHSVRSQGIYPAPRSLPESGEDTLVQAILNLDRGEDRDHYRRKAAPFPPLRERSPVRREVARSPHSRSGSSVSSRGYSPDRAKSLPFSSQQDKIPGLSREGSPHSATSNKEENHPPEVDKEDPLVALVIEESQKSTDNFQEQRAQAIAAKAQEIEKVYRQDCETFGMVVKMLVAKDPNLEKQLQVPLRENLGEIRERCLEDLKHFINELDAVVQQPEPSTCDSTTPSTSLSSHKLSKTGVNHSSAY; translated from the exons A TGACGTataggagagaaaggagtatgcGAGATGTGTATGATGAACGCTTTTTAACAGAGAGATCG GCTCCATACCCACGAGCAGCCGGAGCAATGGAGAGGAGAGGGCCTTTTGGTAGGCCAGAGGATGACTACGGTCGTGGTGGATACGAGTATGAAGGAGGTCCCCGCTTTTACCCGAATGGAGGTGGACCCCGCGGTTATCATGAAGACCAGAGGGGATACCATGGTGATGGTGTTCATTTCCCTGCTGAACGCAGAGTCATGCCGCCTTCAAGGAGG GAAGACTATCCTTACAGAGTACCCAGGGAAGAGCCACACTCAGGGCGACCCATGGAGTTTGG CGCCCGTGCACCACCTCCTCATAGTGTGCGGAGCCAAGGCATCTATCCAGCACCTAGATCACTCCCAGAGAGCGGTGAAGACACACTCGTACAGGCCATCCTGAACCTGGACAGAGG agaggacagagatcATTACAGAAGAAAGGCAGCCCCGTTTCCTCCCCTCAGAGAGCGCTCTCCAGTGCGTCGTGAGGTGGCACGCTCCCCCCACAGTCGGTCCGGCTccagtgtgagcagcagaggATACTCACCGGACCGAGCAAAGAGCCTGCCTTTTTCCTCGCAGCAAG ACAAAATTCCTGGCCTGTCAAGAGAAGGCTCCCCACACAGTGCAACTTCAAACAAg GAGGAGAACCATCCTCCAGAGGTAGACAAAGAGGATCCTTTGGTGGCTCTGGTCATAGAAGAGAGCCAGAAGTCGACAGACAACTTCCAAGAGCAACGAGCCCAGGCGATCGCAGCCAAAGCACAGGAGATAGAAAAG GTGTACCGTCAGGACTGCGAAACATTCGGAATGGTGGTGAAGATGCTGGTGGCCAAAGATCCCAACTTggagaaacagctgcaggttcCCCTTAGAGAAAACCTAGGGGAGATTCGTGAGCGTTGCCTGGAGGACCTCAAACACTTCATCAATGAGCTGGATGCCGTGGTGCAGCAGCCGGAACCCTCTACCTGTGACTCAACCACTCCCTCTACGTCACTGTCGAGCCATAAACTTTCAAAGACAGGAGTCAATCACAGTTCGGCATACTGA
- the pphln1 gene encoding periphilin-1 isoform X4 produces the protein MTYRRERSMRDVYDERFLTERSAPYPRAAGAMERRGPFGRPEDDYGRGGYEYEGGPRFYPNGGGPRGYHEDQRGYHGDGVHFPAERRVMPPSRREDYPYRVPREEPHSGRPMEFGARAPPPHSVRSQGIYPAPRSLPESGEDTLVQAILNLDRGEDRDHYRRKAAPFPPLRERSPVRREVARSPHSRSGSSVSSRGYSPDRAKSLPFSSQQGVDGPEGHAGVAEHLWGALFPQQSGHDSLDKIPGLSREGSPHSATSNKEENHPPEVDKEDPLVALVIEESQKSTDNFQEQRAQAIAAKAQEIEKVYRQDCETFGMVVKMLVAKDPNLEKQLQVPLRENLGEIRERCLEDLKHFINELDAVVQQPEPSTCDSTTPSTSLSSHKLSKTGVNHSSAY, from the exons A TGACGTataggagagaaaggagtatgcGAGATGTGTATGATGAACGCTTTTTAACAGAGAGATCG GCTCCATACCCACGAGCAGCCGGAGCAATGGAGAGGAGAGGGCCTTTTGGTAGGCCAGAGGATGACTACGGTCGTGGTGGATACGAGTATGAAGGAGGTCCCCGCTTTTACCCGAATGGAGGTGGACCCCGCGGTTATCATGAAGACCAGAGGGGATACCATGGTGATGGTGTTCATTTCCCTGCTGAACGCAGAGTCATGCCGCCTTCAAGGAGG GAAGACTATCCTTACAGAGTACCCAGGGAAGAGCCACACTCAGGGCGACCCATGGAGTTTGG CGCCCGTGCACCACCTCCTCATAGTGTGCGGAGCCAAGGCATCTATCCAGCACCTAGATCACTCCCAGAGAGCGGTGAAGACACACTCGTACAGGCCATCCTGAACCTGGACAGAGG agaggacagagatcATTACAGAAGAAAGGCAGCCCCGTTTCCTCCCCTCAGAGAGCGCTCTCCAGTGCGTCGTGAGGTGGCACGCTCCCCCCACAGTCGGTCCGGCTccagtgtgagcagcagaggATACTCACCGGACCGAGCAAAGAGCCTGCCTTTTTCCTCGCAGCAAG GTGTGGATGGTCCAGAGGGTCACGCAGGTGTTGCTGAGCACCTCTGGGGGGCGCTCTTTCCTCAACAGAGCGGACATGACAGTTTGG ACAAAATTCCTGGCCTGTCAAGAGAAGGCTCCCCACACAGTGCAACTTCAAACAAg GAGGAGAACCATCCTCCAGAGGTAGACAAAGAGGATCCTTTGGTGGCTCTGGTCATAGAAGAGAGCCAGAAGTCGACAGACAACTTCCAAGAGCAACGAGCCCAGGCGATCGCAGCCAAAGCACAGGAGATAGAAAAG GTGTACCGTCAGGACTGCGAAACATTCGGAATGGTGGTGAAGATGCTGGTGGCCAAAGATCCCAACTTggagaaacagctgcaggttcCCCTTAGAGAAAACCTAGGGGAGATTCGTGAGCGTTGCCTGGAGGACCTCAAACACTTCATCAATGAGCTGGATGCCGTGGTGCAGCAGCCGGAACCCTCTACCTGTGACTCAACCACTCCCTCTACGTCACTGTCGAGCCATAAACTTTCAAAGACAGGAGTCAATCACAGTTCGGCATACTGA
- the pphln1 gene encoding periphilin-1 isoform X9, with the protein MTYRRERSMRDVYDERFLTERSAPYPRAAGAMERRGPFGRPEDDYGRGGYEYEGGPRFYPNGGGPRGYHEDQRGYHGDGVHFPAERRVMPPSRREDYPYRVPREEPHSGRPMEFGARAPPPHSVRSQGIYPAPRSLPESGEDTLVQAILNLDRGEDRDHYRRKAAPFPPLRERSPVRREVARSPHSRSGSSVSSRGYSPDRAKSLPFSSQQGKSVDGPEGHAGVAEHLWGALFPQQSGHDSLGCEETYSQSKMTDKIPGLSREGSPHSATSNKEENHPPEVDKEDPLVALVIEESQKSTDNFQEQRAQAIAAKAQEIEKGHFLTPGGIKI; encoded by the exons A TGACGTataggagagaaaggagtatgcGAGATGTGTATGATGAACGCTTTTTAACAGAGAGATCG GCTCCATACCCACGAGCAGCCGGAGCAATGGAGAGGAGAGGGCCTTTTGGTAGGCCAGAGGATGACTACGGTCGTGGTGGATACGAGTATGAAGGAGGTCCCCGCTTTTACCCGAATGGAGGTGGACCCCGCGGTTATCATGAAGACCAGAGGGGATACCATGGTGATGGTGTTCATTTCCCTGCTGAACGCAGAGTCATGCCGCCTTCAAGGAGG GAAGACTATCCTTACAGAGTACCCAGGGAAGAGCCACACTCAGGGCGACCCATGGAGTTTGG CGCCCGTGCACCACCTCCTCATAGTGTGCGGAGCCAAGGCATCTATCCAGCACCTAGATCACTCCCAGAGAGCGGTGAAGACACACTCGTACAGGCCATCCTGAACCTGGACAGAGG agaggacagagatcATTACAGAAGAAAGGCAGCCCCGTTTCCTCCCCTCAGAGAGCGCTCTCCAGTGCGTCGTGAGGTGGCACGCTCCCCCCACAGTCGGTCCGGCTccagtgtgagcagcagaggATACTCACCGGACCGAGCAAAGAGCCTGCCTTTTTCCTCGCAGCAAGGCAAGA GTGTGGATGGTCCAGAGGGTCACGCAGGTGTTGCTGAGCACCTCTGGGGGGCGCTCTTTCCTCAACAGAGCGGACATGACAGTTTGG GGTGTGAGGAGACTTATTCTCAGAGCAAGATGACTG ACAAAATTCCTGGCCTGTCAAGAGAAGGCTCCCCACACAGTGCAACTTCAAACAAg GAGGAGAACCATCCTCCAGAGGTAGACAAAGAGGATCCTTTGGTGGCTCTGGTCATAGAAGAGAGCCAGAAGTCGACAGACAACTTCCAAGAGCAACGAGCCCAGGCGATCGCAGCCAAAGCACAGGAGATAGAAAAG
- the zcrb1 gene encoding zinc finger CCHC-type and RNA-binding motif-containing protein 1, producing MSGGLAPSKSTVYVSNLPFSLTNNDLHKLFTKYGKVVKVTIVKDKDTRQSKGVAFVLFLDRESAHNCARAVNNKQLFGRTVKASIAIDNGRATEFIRRRNYTDKTRCYECGDTGHLSYACPKNILGEREPPKKKEKKKKKKAQQPEHIEEEEESEEEGEDPALDSLSQAIAFQQARMEEEEKKQIRQAEEDKALASTSSDSKKPRIKKSAYFSDEEELSD from the exons ATGAGTGGGGGTTTGGCACCAAGCAAAAGCACGGTGTATGTGTCGAATCTGCCTTTTTCTCTGACCAACAATGACTTACACAAG TTATTCACCAAATATGGAAAAGTTGTAAA GGTCACAATTGTCAAGGATAAAGACACCCGCCAGAGCAAAGGTGTGGCGTTTGTTCTCTTCTTGGACAGAGAATCGGCTCATAACTGTGCAAGAGCTGTTAACAACAAACAG TTGTTTGGCAGAACAGTAAAAGCCAGCATTGCCATTGACAATGGGCGAGCCACAGAATTTATAAGGAGGCGAAACTACACAGACAAGACTAGATGTTACGAATGTGGG GACACAGGACATCTAAGCTATGCATGCCCTAAAAACATACTTGGAGAAAGGGAACctccaaaaaagaaagaaaagaagaagaagaaaaaggctcAACAGCCTGAGCATAT tgaagaagaagaggaaagtgaagaagaaggagaagaccCAGCTCTCGATAGTCTGAGCCAAGCTATAGCTTTTCAG CAAGCCCgtatggaggaagaggagaaaaagcagATAAGGCAAGCAGAAGAGGACAAAGCTCTCGCCTCCACATCCTCAGATTCTAAGAAACCAAGAATCAAAAAGAGTGCATACTTCAGTGatgaggaggagctcagtgatTAA
- the yaf2 gene encoding YY1-associated factor 2, with amino-acid sequence MGDKRSPTRPKRQPKPSSDEGFWDCSVCTYKNTAEAFKCMMCDVRKGTSTRKPRPVSQLVSQQQVTQQFVLPSQPKKEKKERVEREKSDKEPALKKNSHKKMRPRLKNIDRSSAQHLEVTVGDLTVIITDFKEKAKPSSTSATSSSSASSTADHHSQNGSSSENTEKGLSRSSSPRGEGSSVNGESH; translated from the exons ATGGGCGACAAGAGGAGTCCCACAAG GCCGAAGCGTCAACCGAAGCCCTCCTCCGACGAGGGGTTTTGGGACTGCAGCGTGTGCACGTACAAGAACACGGCAGAGGCTTTTAAGTGCATGATGTGTGATGTCAGGAAGGGGACATCAACAAG GAAGCCTCGTCCCGTCTCCCAGCTCGTCTCTCAGCAGCAGGTAACGCAGCAGTTCGTGCTGCCCTCACAgcccaaaaaagaaaagaaggagaggGTAGAGAGGGAGAAGAGCGACAAGGAGCCAGCGCTTAAGAAGAACAGTCACAAGAAAATGAG GCCGAGGTTAAAAAACATCGACCGGAGTAGCGCCCAGCACCTGGAGGTGACAGTTGGGGACCTGACAGTCATCATTACAGACTTTAAGGAGAAGGCCAAGCCCTCATCCACCTCGGCCACTTCCTCTAGCTCTGCGTCGTCGACCGCCGACCACCACAGCCAGAATGGCTCCAGCTCAGAGAACACAGAGAAGGGCCTCTCCCGTTCCTCCTCGCCCCGAGGAGAGGGGAGCTCGGTCAATGGAGAGTCCCATTGA